TCATTGCGGCTTGTTACGAGTAACGGATCAGAGATCTGGGGCAGCGAAACAAAGCCAACAGAGCTGGAGAACATGTGGATCCACCATTGTGTGGACTTACAAGGCGATAGTTCGCGCAATGAGGATGCAACGGGTAGGTCTATGCAAGTGCATATATTCCAGTGTTGTTGTTACTTTTATTGACTAAATATAGCATTCAATGTTTCTTCTACTAATAACCTTGATGACTTTGTAAGGAAAGCCTGTTCATTGAAGTATTTCTTTTCCATTCTCCCAATTTGCCGCTTCATAGTAAAAGtgtaatgttattaaatctTTTTGAACCGATAAAACTTAGTTAATCATgtattttcttccttttttgtCTATCGCTTAACAATATTGTCCGTTTCAAGACCTGCTTCAATTTGTCGCAAGTCGAGGATCAAAGGCAACACTGCTTGTTGCATTAGATGACATATCTCTGACAAGAGGGCAATGCACAGGTAAAATAAAGCTAGAACTAacgtaataaaataattgatttatagTTTGGGAGAAAATGCTTACTCTAATTTTTGTAACAGTTAAGTAAACATAATAGTTCATGGTTCAATGTCAGTTTGTTTGTTGGCGTTAAAGTATAGCAGAGTGAAACCGTGTGAGTTTATGCAATCTGTGGTTCTGCCAATTTGTTTATACAACACTTTATGGCAGTACTATTCCAATAGCAGTTAACagattattttcataaaacaatattgcatTCTAGACGGTATCCGTGTTCAACCATGCACTTTTGAGGATGTAAACCTATGTGGAGGGCGCATATATTGTACAAACTGTGCAGAAGAGTATCGTTGGCACTGGGTTGCAGGATACATCAGTGTTGTAAGCGGTGTGACAAAAGTCAACAGTTCCCTGCcaggtaaaatattaaataagtgtGTATAGgattaatatttatatgcactttttcaaacttacTCTTTACGTTTGAATAAAGCATTTCGACGCGTAGAGAAAACTTAAGAAGCTTAAAATGcccattgtttattatttttgtaggTCATTTTCTACTTGCCGATGCATCATTTGGATCAAGCGGGGACAGGACTAGAGTCACATTTTCTCTTTCTGACACCAACGCAATGCACGGACTGACTTTCAATTGTTTCATAGCTGAACATTCGAAAAGTTCGCTTGTGGTAAGATTATTTGATCGCAATAATCTTGATGCTTCCTCAACCTTCGCTCGTTCTTTCTTTAAAGGTCATATTGAATAGCCTTGTAAACACAACTTGTATGCACTATTTCCTTTATTTCCCTTTTTGAATGGATGTCATGGCTTTGtggtaaaaaaaatcctaaacaaacaaacgaaaCAAAAGATATAATCTTTGTATGCATACAAACCATTCATAAGTTATAAACGAAATTCTTCTTAGTATTGATAAAATTTATGTGAAATGTGCCTTCATggttcataatttatatttgttttattccgAAATAGGTTCATTTAGTTACGGGGACAGAGGACACAATAGTATGGAGTTCAGATGAGGCGTATATGGATTCAAATTCATGGCAACGCGCATGTGTAACTCTTCCAAATTATGTAACCAGTAGCCATATTGCGTTCGAAGCTATTCGTGGCGATGGAACGTTTGCCGACATCGCAATCGATGATATTGGACTAGGAGAACTTTGTAAACGTAagttaaagttatttttgatttttttgcgATCATTACATATACATCCGGATTCTTTCATTCTTAGAATTAGcaaatgtaacggtccgctgtaggccgaagtgtatataaagaccagtcgATCCCTTCATGGCTGAGCATGCATTTCTGTGAAAGGAATCTGTTGACCATATTGGCCTCGCACGTTacacaaatatgaataaaaccaTACTTTAATTCTGAACTTTCCAAGATCCGGCTACCTGCGATTTTGAAGACGGATTGTGCGGTTACACGGTCCTCTCAGCCAATTCGAGCAAATTCAGATGGGCACACAGCAATGACGCTGgtaatgaattgaaataatagGATTTCTTATACATTAACACCCGTTATAAGTTAGTATGCATAATCCCACAACAGTTAGAATTACAGTGAATTTATTCAGGAATAGGACAATTTTTTCCAAACTTATTTGCTATACGTGGATTAAGATTTCAGAAAGCAGTTACCTACACACTATTCGTGTAATTTGATTTCTCTTATTAGTATTCCAAGGCGAGCAGCCAGCCGTCCGGCTCGTGGGTGGGGAAAATCAATATGAAGGACGTGTGGAGGTATTTCACGACGGAGAATGGGGAACGGTATGTGACGACAGTTGGGATGCAAAGGACGCCGCGGTCGTATGCAAGCAGCTTGGCTTCCGGTTTGTTATTAGTTTGTGATATATAGACATAACAGTTACACTATAAAATATATGGAACCAGTTTAACCGATGATAATTTAACACCAGGGGGTTATAAAGTGGCCATTTGGATTGCGACTATTAACGTCATTATCGATTAATTACCCTAgttttaatcttttatttttttccttaaatatGATAAGCCCCATTTGTCCCGTCAGAGCGGAGAACGCACAAGCGTATACAAGGGGTCATTACGGATCCGGTGTGGGATACATCTGGATGGACGAGGTCAGTTGTGAAGGGACAGAAACCAGTTTGGCAGAGTGTCCATTTGATGGATGGGGACGTGAGGACTGTGGTCACTCCGAGGACGCCGGTGTTTCCTGTGGTAAACAATTTCAGTGGAGTATTTTAATGCATGTAAGGATATCACATATATGCCTGATGACCCCCTTTTTATTAGGGAGTTATTTGCAATAGCTTCATGCATTACAAATGACTTCTTAAACAATACGATAAAGAAcctgttttgattaaaatattgcaACATAGGTCATTTCACGTCCGATGGTAGATGAAATAAAGATCAAATATAAGAGGTTTTTgtggtcatttattttacatattattatttcgtAGCCATCTTtacattaataacaaaatgaaattgggCCGCCGGTAATCATAACCGAACATGAAAGTTATTGAATTGATTAGAAAACCAGCTTATTGGTTTGCTTAAGGTGAGGTTAGTTGCATTTGGCTAAGCAAGTTACAAGAGACAATGATATATTGGTAAGTAAATTTGCGTCCTATtagatgtaaaaaaacaattcgTTTGATATATTGCTGTTTTAATGTGACCTTATTGATGTAATATTCatcatcaaatatataaaattcgTATTCGTAACTTAAAAACGCTCACAATCGTTATGTATCTCTTTACCACAGACCCTGGCTCAGACCCCGGTGAAATGTTAGGTGGTCATATCAGGTTGTACGACAATAGTGCGCCCTTTGGGCTGTCTTCTAAGTTGGTCTCTCGGACATTTGACGTTAAAGAAGATACATACGTCATGTTCACTGTCAGGATCGAGGCCACCGGCACATTCCGGGTTTGTGTATTTTCTCTTTATGTTTTGTACTTAGCAACGTATTAGTATGtggatatttgtttttgaagaaTATTTCGTAATGGTAATTAACTATGTTTGTTTGGTCTAGAATTGGTCTAAAACATTGGAAAACATCGGTTCCaattaagaatatatttaccaattaaaaatgtattgttcatTATGTATTTTAGACATTTCACATATAAACACCTGTATAGCATATAGGTACATTGATACCACCGACCACCAAAACAATCGAATGCATTTCAAGGCTttctaaaaatgtataaaataccaAATGTATTGTAGTATCTATTGGTCGACGAAGGCAACAGTGTCGTTCTAGAAGGTGGACGTCTAGGGGTACAGTACGATAGCGAAGAAAGAGTGTGTTTTGATTTGATTGGTCTTCCGCTGCGGGGCGTTAAAGTCGCGTTCGAGGCTTGGACAGAAGGGTCTATGTTGGCGGACAAAATGGGACTCGATGAGGTGGCAGTAGCTAGAGGCAGATGCAAAGGTAAAAGGCCCAATGAAATggttttattgtaaacaaattgttgCAAAATCTTGAgtttttcatccaattttgtTTGTAGCATGTGAAGAAATCTATCATATTTTAAGGCAACTACAAATAAGACACTAGTATTCGCTATACGACTTTCCTTAACACAGCACCTATTTTTAGTATTGCAAAGCTGACAAAAAGATACCGAAACATTCTATTCCATCAATATACAATAAAGCAACTTTTTATTAGATTGAATGCATTAAAACCTTCAGATATAATCGTCAACAACTGCGACTTTGAGAAGAACCACCGCCTTTGCAAAATAGCAATCCGTTCTGCGCCAACCCTGGTGGACGGATGTACCAATGACTACACATGGAGAAGGCTGGGCGGTCCTTATTACACTTCCGGTGTTGGTGACCACACGACTGCGAGTGCCACTGGTAATGAAAAACCATATGAGGATATACTTTTGAAAATAAGTAAACATTAGATCATGTATAATACCTTCCTGGCATgattataacataatatattaatgttgcTACTCGTTCATTAAATGTATCTTATCTGTGATATTCAAGGTTTGGCTACTTCTCGGAATGGATGCGTATTATCAACCtgcaaatcattattttgatttCTTACTTTTGATGCTAGGAGTAAACACGAAGCTCTTTAAAGTTTCGTAACATaaatttacttacttacttattttgtttaaaaatacattctATGTCCAAAATACTTACTATTTCAGGTCATTACCTTGAGATTAAATCGTCACCTACATTTCTTGAAAACTCGAAAGCACATGCTGAATTTACCAATCCCGAACCCAGGAAAAACCGACGCGTTATTGTTCACTACAGAGTACTTGCAGTTGAAAACAATTCTGGTAACTAAAGGGTAAAGGGAATGAAACTGAAAACGAAATAAACATCATATTACTCTAATGTCTAGGTGTTCAATgtacaaataagattgtcattACATCAATCGTTATGTGTAAAACTTCAGTGTCTGGTAAACTCATaaatttgtatcatttttgaaaagaaattgtttacttATTACTGATATGCCGATTTATTGGATCAAAGAAGACTATAAATTAAGTTACTGAAGTTTACCgtattattgaaataagacGTGAAATTATCTCTTAAAATGGTACTTTTGTATAATCTCTTCTACATTTAAATCTTTTTGAATTGATACAATGTGTGATTAAATTAAGGCATCGAAACCTCacatcattgtacatgtacatgtacatttgtcaTATTTAACCATTGTCAAGACAAGAACACGTTTAACTCACTGCAAGTATTAAAAAAGAGACAATTGTGTAAAAGTTCATATATACCAACGAATTGATCaaactagattttttttatcagttttagaGGTTGTTACTCGGATAAATGGAACCCTTAAATCAGCTATATCCCTAGTTGCAAAACTGACGTCACTCCCTGCATGGCACAGCGCATGTACAGATATTGAATCAAGTTTTGAGAGCATCGACGTTGTTGCGGAAAGAATTAGCGCAATCATTGACGACGTCCAATGGGACACTAAAACGTGCTTTGGTAAAGACCCAGGCCTTTATATATAGTCTAAGAActgaaatattcttaaaatgttaaaaaatgtttttttataaagttatgAAATTAATTGTTATGACGTTTTCGGATATACATGACAACACATTTAATGCTACACGATTTCATTTGAGCATTGTGTTCATAGACGGTGTATTCTTTGAACATATAACATAAAGTACCCACgttgttttcaaagttattttaattttgatttagaTTCAGACGTTAGTTGCGATTTTACGGACCAGCAATTGTGTGACTACGTAATGGAACCCGGCTGGAAGTCAATTGTTGAGGATGATGGTATATAATACACATGCATGATTGTAattacatgaatatatattgtGTCATTATCTATTGTGGATTGCTAAATAAcaatgtatattgatataatgaTACAAAGAACGTAACGAATAGGACATTCATATATtctgtataaaaaacatatttcagcagTGTATTATGTTAGTGTATAATTTTTTCGccaatgttgtttttcttttttttaattatagaaCATTTTCTTCGAGCATTCAGGAAAGAGCACAAGCTGCTCACACCCAAGTTCAGTACAGAAAACGATTCGTTTTGTGTTGTATTGACGGCAAGGGCGTCGAGTGATAATTTGGTCGCAGAATCTTCAAAACTTATTGTTACATTGTTAGAGATTGACTTGAGTAATGAAGAGACGCAAGTTCCTATATGGGACCCGGTAGTCCCTGTAACGAGTATCCTTTGGAGTAACGTTAACATAAAGGTAAGCATCATTACTCGCTTGGTTTAGGTTTCTTATACGACTTAGAActatgaatatgtttatgataCCAATATTAAACGCTTATGTTTAGTTTCTTAAGTCTAAGATAGACTTCATAGCAATCAATCCAGTTCACATGACGcagaaacaaacacttaaataaatatagCTGTTAAACTAATGGAGATACTTACAGTCAACAGCGTTGTCCTTTCTTCGGGCAGAATGAACTAGCTATGTTTTCTATTCAATttatacacaaattaaatatcttgagacacttcaaaaataataatcattagtTGGGTTTCGCAATGCTCCATCGACTGGAATTTCCGGTGCATACATATTGTGTTAACCGTTCTTGTGATTAAATGTACATTTCAGATTCCGTATGACGGACTCTTTAGAATCCAACTATCAGCAAAAGGTTTAGATGACAGCAATTTTCTTGATGTTACGAGAGTACAACTGTCAACCATATGTGATGTTCATGGTATGATTTTACGCAATGTTATTTATTCCTCTTCCTGATAGTTTATCGCGAACATGGACATATTTACATCAAAGTTATTAATGGAAACTATCAAATACATTTGGTATCAAAATTGCATCGCGCGTGCATGCAGTTAATTGTTTAAAACCCTATCTTACTTATCAAAATGCCTTCACAGACGCACTAGTTATACCGTAATTCATAATTACAGAATGCCAAAATGGCTTTGTTTCGTGTAATGGAAGACTTTGCATTCGGGAAACAGAGGTTTGTTTCAATCTCGACCTTTGTCCTGAAGCTTTGGAAACATTTTGCAGTGAGTAATTGCAGACGATCAATTAAAAAGTATTGTAATGGTGCTGTGCTCCATCACATTTTGTCGTTGACATATCTACTATCATAAgaatgaatatttattgttattgttttgctttCTACAATTTATAGAACCGACGGTGAACTGTAGTTTTTATAGCCAATACAGTTGCGGATGGAAGCATACAAATGCCGCTGTTGAAGATGGTTGGTTTTAGCAGTATGTTATCAATTTATTAGTAAACTATCCAGAGTTTGTAACTGTATTAGATAATAGAAATcttctgttttaacttttttcaatacatatttagTTATATCCCAACTTTGTTAACAACTGATCTTCTTTAAATCCATTTTACATGCTCAATTCAAGGGAAACTTCATCTACTGGAAACCCGGTTAGCAATTACGGAGACCCCCAATTGCAGACATTAAAGAACCTTCTTGTCTGCTCTTCAAGGCTTTGGGGGATCGATATAAGGCACAATTGAGGGTCAATGCAAACACTACAGGGGAACTCATCGAAGTCGgaaattatataacaaaatggaATAAGTGGGACGAATACAAAGTTGCACTTTCCGTTGGAATGTACAGTATAATATTCGAGGCACAAAACGATTCGATCAGGATAGATGATGTCCGGCTTAAAAGTGGGGCATGTAACTATAGTAAGTGTTATGAGgatatacatcatatatatgtatacaaaaaaggatcatacaacatattgcatttggaaataaacattgcataaatattacCTGATGTCCAATACATGaaatcatttatgaatatcacccaccacacacacacacacccacatACACACCTATATTCTAGAGAACATAGCATACTGGTTATATGAAATGATTACATATTCTTACgattttaatttatgaaaaataaagttgttttagaAGCAGCTAAAGCTCCTCAATTTAGATATTACATTAAGCGTTTTAACAGAACAACCTGCCATAACTTATTCGGATTAGGCCATGATAACCATATTCTTTGCTGAATGAATTATATATTAGGCAACATAATACAAAGTGGTATTCAGTTTCACatactttataattatatatttgacatGCACGTTgatgtcaaacaaaattattgtatCTACCATTTGAATTTCAAGCAATTGACaacttgataaaaaatgatagtgcattttaatatttatcattaGTTAAACAATCCATACATCGTTCGAACTCAAATATTGGATGATATAAAGTAAAGCAGTAGTTAACTGTTTCATTCTGGTTGCTTTATACCATTTATGTCATTTATGTATTAAGTTATACGCGGCAAACATGTCTTTCATAAACAACATCAAGCTTAGGAATTTAAATACACTTGCAGATTGTGCCAACGACGAATACTCTTGCATGGAGAATGATGCTTACGGCAACACCCTATTGCAATGCATCTCAAACACAACAGTTTGTGATAAAGCGTTTGACTGTGGAAGTGGATTTGACGAACTGAGTGATGACTGTGGTAATGCTCATGGTCAAAATTATCCtgtcttttttaatttgaaaaattgtttttacatggtaataaaaaatactatgttGCATTGTCTGAATCTGTTATATGGCAACTGCAATATATGGTTAGAGCTGATTGTTTATAGAAATTTGTATTGACAATTGGGGAAAATATTTGGCATCTTAGTGAAAACGCATGTCGCTCTTAATGGCAATTTGATATGTTAGGGATACGGAGATTATTGCATTCTCATTCAATATGGAATGTTTTAAACTagttatcttaaataaatatcaacatttatttactaAATGTCGCACTGATATACTGATTTATATTATATTCGTTTTAATTAATTTGTGGTAAAACGAAGCTTTATGGCTTTAAATACATTCAACCTGGCTCTTTTTACGAGAACATTTCTCCACGCTATTGACTTATATTGTCAgatgttaaatatattacacTAGTTATACATCAAAAACATTTACTCACGTTTCATAAAAGCGAcgtcatttatgttttaaacaaacaagtaattGAAATTCAGATTAAACTCACtacaattatatttctttattcagAAAATAGCATTTCATGCGACTTTGAAAATGCGGATAACCCATCTTGCGGGTATGATTTGGGGAACGGAATTGATGTGCATACTATTGGAAAAGGTAACATTGTTTCATACTAAACATACATTTCTAATTGATGAAATATTcgaaacattaataattataatgtagATGACCATTGAGTCCATGCCACAAGGTTCCAAGTGATATTACAATATTGACGGCTCTTGTAACTTCTGGCGTTAACACTAATGATTTTGTACTTCAAAGAATACGTGATACACTTTTCAGATAGAACGGTTTTGATATATGACTACACTGTGACTGACTCCACCTTTATTCAAATGGGAATTTGGAATCTGTCGAGCACACGCTGTGGAATCAATATGAGCGTTATAACAAATAGCGTAGACAGCGTCGACTCAGAGGACAGATATGCATATTTTCGTATCCAATTGCACGGCACAGATTCTGTGGTTTACACCTTCGGATCTTATTTGGACTTATCAGTAGATAATTCTTGGTATTCGTTTATAACAGAAAGCGATAGTCTTTTCAAGTAAGCAGAATACCAGCCATTGCTCCAGGTTTTATTATAATAGTTAAGCAACGTtgtaaactatttcaaaaaaagatttgtttttaaaagtgtgCTCCCAAGCACAGGATGAATCATCATTTAGATATTTTGCATTGATTTATCTAtgaatttcaaacatatatgtttcaattaaatacataactaaataaaacagTGTTCACCATCTCTAAAAAAGAACAGCACATGCCTGAGTAAGAGGAACAGCAATACCAAGCAGGAACAGTACATAGCCGATTACTTATTATGTATTCGATTTGAGAAATAACAAGcatatttcaaattgaaacattttaattcacTAACCATTTATCTTTGAATCAGACTTGGTGATCAGGACATACCGGAGGTACCTGATGGCCTGTATTTTGTGACACTACAGATGTATGCTAATGGCGTTATAATTGGGATTGATGATGTTTCACAGCTAGATTGTACAGgtaataaataagtatttattatgatattacTTAAATCTCAACCCTAAAATAGATTATGCGGTAAATATAGCGTAAGCAAAAAAACATGCCATCATAATTTTCTTCGGCTGAATATAGGATTGGTTATAATctgagattgtttctgtagttgttcacatAAGAATTTTTGAGTAAGGaaaatttatgttcaaatgGTAATATACAAGTAAGATACTAAAAGCTGATCATTTGAAAACTGacttattattttctaattgtcGTGGCTCAATGATGCAAATCCTTTCCTTTataattgaaagtaaaaacaagCCAGGTCTAAAAGTaattacaacattattattttaaaaacgtttGCATTAAATACTCGGAAtcgtattccttcgtctgctgATATAGTTGAGAGACCTAATTATAGAAGTACAAGGGATTTAcccattttttattatgaattgtTTATTCCTACTTTTGCTTAGCGTAATGCATATTTGGATAAGACTTTGATTTACAATTCAACTGTATTCGGGGTATTGAGATAAGTTTGAGGTTGTGCACGTAAACAAGTTTAAACTCACAGTTCAGTACATTTTGTTGACCGTTTCAAAGTGGTACCCAATAATCCATGATAAAGGCCCATAGCTTTATACATTCTAAATgtaagtgttttgtttgtggaTTTGTGTGTTCTAGTTCTGTGTTTCTGGTTTTGGCCTTATGCCATTGGAAGGGgcttatttttagttttttcgAATACTGTACTTTTTCGGAagttttcatatacatattgctTCGTATAAATTATTTGGCAGGTGTTCGTGTCTTATTGTGAAAATTACACTTGCGAAAATAATACTATCGTCcaaaatactcaaaaaatgtTCATGCCCTTATCGTATATATTCCAGTTATGCATAACAATACAAGTATTGATTAATTGCAATTCGACATTGTACAATTTCAACAACAGTCGTAAGAACGAATGCATTGCTCGAGTAATTATTCTTCGTTTTTCGTTTTTGATATAATgggaaa
This genomic stretch from Mya arenaria isolate MELC-2E11 chromosome 10, ASM2691426v1 harbors:
- the LOC128205433 gene encoding uncharacterized protein LOC128205433 isoform X3, giving the protein MFLQLMRTGEFDNPAFVGPRDPAAGNHDDKYHTTLSFGKSRSKKSIILAVTIVTVVLLLLGIIVAIFFATSGDSTGSESTSTEGTTETRQLVYVGEAVLTNESWSDDFNEPLTPAYVRLQAIFIAEMDELFQRNASTVKTYNSTMVTSFREGSVVVQFRIHFVTKVDQTGGLDDVISHVPLSLVKAIVESADITFNGSVRVYEDIDQTTESPPTPIPTSTTAAVNSTIDPDTTSSTNSRTISPTTSTSTAVESTSQAILISTTESPISTPDCTEFRCSDGACIPHSQRCDGVSHCGDKTDELGCVGLDRDCESGQFLCARYSQCIPEILRCDGFPHCVDGTDEWYGCNISTTAKPHIDFEVRLIDGQTDTTGTTRRGRVELRPAGSDVDYGTVCGNVWTETEATVVCRMIVPGFSGIAHALPSTVFGKGSRDIVLSHVRCYGNETNIGQCQSRGFGQVTVHCSHSQDVGVSCDGPVDVPEPPDIGQGLAVRLARGSTCLEGQVHVRHAGEWRPVCDDGFGEREVTVVCRMLGFTAGTGKVKDEFGIGDGLFWLDDVSCHGNETDLAQCESLPRGEHNCEYYEAVGIVCDGDTAIECADIPCSSSVNCSFDEETCCYDFPSPSGRGRGPNPWSWGVPQGFDISGRVMYYHNEFGNQGDMAYLAIPYITYTDRPLKLEFQYLLRSSGFGSLRLVTSNGSEIWGSETKPTELENMWIHHCVDLQGDSSRNEDATDLLQFVASRGSKATLLVALDDISLTRGQCTDGIRVQPCTFEDVNLCGGRIYCTNCAEEYRWHWVAGYISVVSGVTKVNSSLPGHFLLADASFGSSGDRTRVTFSLSDTNAMHGLTFNCFIAEHSKSSLVVHLVTGTEDTIVWSSDEAYMDSNSWQRACVTLPNYVTSSHIAFEAIRGDGTFADIAIDDIGLGELCKHPATCDFEDGLCGYTVLSANSSKFRWAHSNDAVFQGEQPAVRLVGGENQYEGRVEVFHDGEWGTVCDDSWDAKDAAVVCKQLGFRAENAQAYTRGHYGSGVGYIWMDEVSCEGTETSLAECPFDGWGREDCGHSEDAGVSCDPGSDPGEMLGGHIRLYDNSAPFGLSSKLVSRTFDVKEDTYVMFTVRIEATGTFRYLLVDEGNSVVLEGGRLGVQYDSEERVCFDLIGLPLRGVKVAFEAWTEGSMLADKMGLDEVAVARGRCKDIIVNNCDFEKNHRLCKIAIRSAPTLVDGCTNDYTWRRLGGPYYTSGVGDHTTASATGHYLEIKSSPTFLENSKAHAEFTNPEPRKNRRVIVHYRVLAVENNSVLEVVTRINGTLKSAISLVAKLTSLPAWHSACTDIESSFESIDVVAERISAIIDDVQWDTKTCFDSDVSCDFTDQQLCDYVMEPGWKSIVEDDEHFLRAFRKEHKLLTPKFSTENDSFCVVLTARASSDNLVAESSKLIVTLLEIDLSNEETQVPIWDPVVPVTSILWSNVNIKIPYDGLFRIQLSAKGLDDSNFLDVTRVQLSTICDVHECQNGFVSCNGRLCIRETEVCFNLDLCPEALETFCKPTVNCSFYSQYSCGWKHTNAAVEDGKLHLLETRLAITETPNCRH
- the LOC128205433 gene encoding uncharacterized protein LOC128205433 isoform X4, coding for MDESVDVSTVNLSISADNTAQRSYRRTGEFDNPAFVGPRDPAAGNHDDKYHTTLSFGKSRSKKSIILAVTIVTVVLLLLGIIVAIFFATSGDSTGSESTSTEGTTETRQLVYVGEAVLTNESWSDDFNEPLTPAYVRLQAIFIAEMDELFQRNASTVKTYNSTMVTSFREGSVVVQFRIHFVTKVDQTGGLDDVISHVPLSLVKAIVESADITFNGSVRVYEDIDQTTESPPTPIPTSTTAAVNSTIDPDTTSSTNSRTISPTTSTSTAVESTSQAILISTTESPISTPDCTEFRCSDGACIPHSQRCDGVSHCGDKTDELGCVGLDRDCESGQFLCARYSQCIPEILRCDGFPHCVDGTDEWYGCNISTTAKPHIDFEVRLIDGQTDTTGTTRRGRVELRPAGSDVDYGTVCGNVWTETEATVVCRMIVPGFSGIAHALPSTVFGKGSRDIVLSHVRCYGNETNIGQCQSRGFGQVTVHCSHSQDVGVSCDGPVDVPEPPDIGQGLAVRLARGSTCLEGQVHVRHAGEWRPVCDDGFGEREVTVVCRMLGFTAGTGKVKDEFGIGDGLFWLDDVSCHGNETDLAQCESLPRGEHNCEYYEAVGIVCDGDTAIECADIPCSSSVNCSFDEETCCYDFPSPSGRGRGPNPWSWGVPQGFDISGRVMYYHNEFGNQGDMAYLAIPYITYTDRPLKLEFQYLLRSSGFGSLRLVTSNGSEIWGSETKPTELENMWIHHCVDLQGDSSRNEDATDLLQFVASRGSKATLLVALDDISLTRGQCTDGIRVQPCTFEDVNLCGGRIYCTNCAEEYRWHWVAGYISVVSGVTKVNSSLPGHFLLADASFGSSGDRTRVTFSLSDTNAMHGLTFNCFIAEHSKSSLVVHLVTGTEDTIVWSSDEAYMDSNSWQRACVTLPNYVTSSHIAFEAIRGDGTFADIAIDDIGLGELCKHPATCDFEDGLCGYTVLSANSSKFRWAHSNDAVFQGEQPAVRLVGGENQYEGRVEVFHDGEWGTVCDDSWDAKDAAVVCKQLGFRAENAQAYTRGHYGSGVGYIWMDEVSCEGTETSLAECPFDGWGREDCGHSEDAGVSCDPGSDPGEMLGGHIRLYDNSAPFGLSSKLVSRTFDVKEDTYVMFTVRIEATGTFRYLLVDEGNSVVLEGGRLGVQYDSEERVCFDLIGLPLRGVKVAFEAWTEGSMLADKMGLDEVAVARGRCKDIIVNNCDFEKNHRLCKIAIRSAPTLVDGCTNDYTWRRLGGPYYTSGVGDHTTASATGHYLEIKSSPTFLENSKAHAEFTNPEPRKNRRVIVHYRVLAVENNSVLEVVTRINGTLKSAISLVAKLTSLPAWHSACTDIESSFESIDVVAERISAIIDDVQWDTKTCFDSDVSCDFTDQQLCDYVMEPGWKSIVEDDGKSTSCSHPSSVQKTIRFVLY